The DNA window ttatattattaatcgtgcaaatgcacaagctaaatgctagttatatataatgatgcttaattttgaaagtgtccgaattgccgagtcgagagctatggttaatttggatatatatgtgagagtaaatggatacttgggtcggattctgggttgacccgtccataaacttaaaactgttaaaaataaaattgaaaatgctataggtatgttttgaactctcaacctaacaaaacaagtacaactctttaaccaattagactaataacactttatatttttattttaaacgaaatttgattaacgcgggACTTTAtaccaatatatttttatctgtgtgcATCGCACGAGAATCTTCCTAATTATTGTAACGATACATCAATACTATTTGTTTGCAAACTCAAAatacatcaataataataatgataagaaattaatatcATGAAAAGTTATCGACAACCAATAATTGTTGAGAGgcttacaatattttaaaataaaataaaaaatttatgtcatttttaaaagttatatctcttaaaaatgtgatttttataaataaaaagtattaaatttttatttaatagtataacactatttatatatttgtttcacCAAATATGaagtgatatatttaaaataaataaaaattgtcaaacttttgcataattttcttaattaattttctcaaagtacatgaattttataaacataacaaaaaaaaaaaacaattctaaatttaactatataacataataataataatatatatatatatatatatatatatatcaattatttattttactattcaATTTAGATCTatcatgtttatttttaaataaaatattaaatttttgatttttttatttatatgtattttacGAAAAACACTTTAATGTCTATGAATAAGCCTGAAATactttttttagtataaaaaaatatttatactagtATTaccaaaatatttcaatttttgtaTTACATATAATCCACTCAAACACTAGTTTTACCATCACACTACCAGGCCAGGAGGATCTGTTGTATCCCACATTAAGCCCTAGGCTATACcacttttcaaattaaaaaaaaaaaaaaaactcacacaaaatataaatgtagacaccacacaaaattttaaaataaacacaaatacaTAATTATCTTTCCCCACGCTACCCCATTTAAAGATCTATTCTCAAATTTTGACCTACCAGTTAATCAATATATTCCATATACactataaaaacatattaattagaGTAGAAATGTTATGAATTCgatctactttataaaataaagtttatatatattaaaaaaaatcaattcttttaacattacaaaataaataaataaaagcttctaaaattttaataaaaaattaaaaattatataacataatgttgcaagtttaatgaaatttaaaatataaaatcattaattataattaatagagGGTAAATTGAAGACCTgtttatattattcttaaattttatttatttagtttaactttttcaaattttatagaCATGTCCTGGGGATCGAAAATCCAGACATTTAATATTTTGCAATATTGTTATATTTCTAATTATATGTACAAGGTAATATGTTTGAGCTGAACTCTCTCAGTCATACCAATCTTGTTAAATCTTACTAGAATGAAATTGAATCACAACTATTTTCATTAtgatttaactattttttttttattgagaaatCCTTGAAGGTAACCCTAAAAAAAACGATTATagtaatgaaataaaataagactAGCGAATTAATAAGATGATGTAAAAAGAAATCATAACAATATTTATCTATGGTATATATAACAATAGTGATAATAGATTAAAATGCATCATGATACGATAAGATTAATAGAAGAGTAGTACATAAACATAGTAGAAGAAAAATTACATTGACTTCAGAAGTAGctagtaataatatatatatcataatgaTGAGCTCCAAACAACCAACTAAACCATTCAAGGAATATGCTCTTTTGGCGGGTTTGGAATGACGGGTAACGTGGGAAGCTCGGGTTTTGGCAGTGTGGGCACAATGGGAAGTGGCACTGGCAGTGGGGGGAGCTCGGGCTTTGGCAGTGTTGGGACAGTTGGGATTGGTAGAGTAGGGAGCTCAGGCTTTGGCAATTCTGGAGTTGTTGGGATAGGCAGTGAAGGAAGCTCGGGCTTTGGCAATCCCGGGACAGTGGGCATTGGGATCGGCAATGAGGGGAGCTCGGGCTTTGGTAGACCCGGGACGGTTGGTAGTGGCAATTCTGGTAAGGTTGTTTCTGCCAAGAGCTGACGAGAATCGCCTAGTTGTACCATCATAATAGTGAAGAAGAACAATAGGAACATAACtagagatgatgatgataatgatgagcCCATCAGTTGAGAAAAGATAAGCTGATTGCTTGTAGGGAGGGATGGTGCAATGTGTTTGTTTATATAGGAAACAAATGTGTGGGGGAAAAAATGGAAGGATAGGATAGGCTCATCTACTGGGTGGAAAATCAAGAAGGATAACATTTTTGTTTATCTGTTTGTTCAGCTACCTATCTGTATTCTGCTTCAACTTACCATCTATTCATTTCTACACCTCACAAACCAACTCTTAAAacaacaattattaataataaaaaaaatactactttaataataattctacATTTGACAGTACAAACAATCCATAACCATGGTTATAAACCATCAGCAATTctcataaaaaacataataatacaaataGTCAATTCAGTGAGGAGTCACAACTTTGGAAGAACAAACACAACCAATATTACTGATACATATGAAATCAAGACACTATAACAGCAGATAATTGAGGGAAATGGAAGTTTGTCTCCCTTAATTAAACAACAGGTATTATGCATAGGAAGGGTATGGTACTACTGACTGTTGTGGATTCAAGACCAtaattcttgattcttgaaaGAGTATTTACCTTTCGGCTCTCTGAAGCTGCTGCCCTGATAGTCAAGTGTCCATTTCTCAAATGAACAATTCACGAAATCATAATAACCACCATGGATTGACAGTTTTCCTCTTATCACCTTCTCTTCTATCCATGAATATGTCAGCAAGTTCAACAATGAACGGTTCACTGATTCCTGCAAATCAAAATACACTACTTAGTTCATAAAACTGAGTTAACTGATTTTATCAAATGTAGAACTAATTACAACTGTTTATACATATAATCACGTAATTTGATTCATTTTCAGGATTAAACTTGTCTTTTAGGTGCTCTTACTAGATTATCGAGTTATAGCTTACCAAATTAagcaatattattttttttctttttagtttgAGCTTAATCTAGATAATTAAGTGATTTCAAGTACAGTaatttaaattaagtgataaagTTGTGTTTTTGAACCGAAAATCCAGAGTTTTGGGAGCAGTTAACATCACCTTTTCACAGTGTTGACACTGCTCATCAAAGTCTAGGTTGGAGGCAACAGCCTTGGTCCTTATTTTGGCATCTTTTCCTAACACCACCCAGTTCTTGGTAAATCCGCTGAAAAGTCAATATGATAAAACTTAGACATTCATCTCAGATTAACAAGTATTTTTGGGGCTAACCTTGGTTCCTCTTCGTCTTGCATACTCATAAGAGCACGAATGCCTCCACAGCAACTATGACCAACCACAAGAATATTCTCAACCTGTAAAGTATTATTGCAAATATATCTATTATTGCTGGAAGTGGGAATTGCAACATACATGTTTAACTTCATCATTCTAGTCCTAGTTGGACCATGTGGGTATATGTTCTATGTCAaataagaatcaaataatgtAGTCGCatcaaaaaattcaaataaggcTCAAATTTTTGCTACCTTCCCAATCTATACAAATAGAAGATCTTACTTCATTTAAAAACACCAGTTCATCTTGTTTTCTCATATGGGTGTGGATCTGGATAAGATTTCATTTGGAAATATAGAATATCTTAACTTAGTCAAACTCAGATCTAAATCCAACTATGCCTAAAAAAGGGGTCATACATAGAATTGTTATTTTGCCTGAGGTGGTGTCCTATTGGGCTTGGTGACTGCTCAAAATATTCGTATTTTGAAGTGATCTACAGATTTCATGGTAATCGGATGGTTCACACTTTTCATACCAAATGTATCTGGATGTGTATCCAAAATTCATTGACGGTTTCTCACATATCTGAATTCAGATCCATAATTAAACACAATCAACAATTTCTAAATCAACACCCACAAGTAatgtttttttctcttaaaaaataagAAGCTGTTAGGCATATACACGAGGAAAATACTTACTTCCAAGGCATTGACAGCAAACTCAAGTGCAGCATTTGTTTCAGTTGGACCATTCTGCGTGCAGGAAATAAAAGCTTTCAGAATGACTAGGTTTGTGAAAAAGAATTAAGGTTAGGCATAGGAGTTAAACTTCAAATTGAGTATACCTCAGATGGGGGCACCAAATTTGCCACATTACGAATTACAAAGGCATCTCCAGGTTGAAATCCTAAGATGTTTGATGGACAAACCCTAGAGTCTCCACAAGCAATCACCATGAACTGTTGAAAGAGTTTTATATGTTTAGAAAGAGTTGTCAGTTTGCAAATTGAATGGAAAAAACCATTATGTTTACCTTTGGTTCCTGGCCTTTGGCAAGTTTACTATAGATTTCTGAATTTTCTCtgtcaaaacaaaacaaacattttctcAGTTAAAAAACTCTATGTTCCTTCTTAAAAACCACAAAGGaagcaaaaaaattataataattgatacTTACAAGTACTTGTCCTTTTTGAAAGTCAAGAAGTTATGTTTCATTTCATTGAAGACGTCAGATTCCTTTTTAGTTTCCACTGTGTTCGTCTGTGTACTTGGTGACACTTTCTGAAACATGCCTGAGGAGTCTTTGGAGGATTTCAATCTCAAATTACTTATATTCTCCTTCTTTGACTTACTGTTGAAGATGAAGCTCATGAGAAAATAACAAATCTATCTCATCAaccctaaataaaaaaactgaaatgGCAACAAGTTTGAAAGTTGACAGAAATGGTGATCTGAAATCTTAAAACAGATGAATTTTGCCTATGAAATCCTAGAGATTGGTAAAATCATCCAATTTGCAGTAAACAACATGCCCAGAGATCTTTTGATAGATTCAGAAATACATAACATAACAAAGGGCATgcaccagaaattgaagaacaaTATCATACTGTGTGAAAGCTAAAATCTTGATTCGTCCCAGACAATTGGAATCCAAATAAAAAGAGAGAACAATTAGAAAAGATCCGTATTTACTTGAAAGATCCGGATGGGTTCTGCTCGAATGCGACTAATTTCATGGGGGATTTGAAAACCTGCAGCAGAAAGCGCGTGAAAGATGAGAGATGAGTAAATTTAAAGATGAAGTGAACCCACCTTGGATGGCGTTGAGAGTCTGGAGAGATCCGTGGTGGGTGTTAATCCAAGGGAGGAGTGCGCCATTAGAGAGAGATGAAGAGGGaatttttgtttactttttgGAGAAATGAATGAGGAGCGACGAAACAGAACACTTGCTTTGCACTGGCATAGCTAGCagttgtataataataataataataataaatgtcgTGTATGTAAGTTGACAGATGGATGCCTCAATTGATGGCAGATCCGAAGAACACTTGTTCGTCTCCAAGAAAGACGGAGAAATCAAGGATGATATAAATCTTTCTAATTCACCCTGTTCTTTTACCTGGAATGGGAAAGTGCGGTAAAGAGAAGAAGACCACTAGTTTCACACAATCTCTTACATatacttattataaatatttatagcttcattatctttatttttttgggttaaaaaaattaaagttatttgagttttaaatttaataaaacaaaaaaaataaaattgatagttaaaataataatgattctaataaatttataattaatagtatCAACCTTTTCCTtctatgtttaaaataaaatttgataagttgaaaagtcaattttatttttttgaaattacttttttttttttttttagcattGGAGAGTGTCTTATTTCTTTTTTCACCACTCATATTTAAGTTGGTCTCGTctcaaatttttgtaattttgaataatatttttaatcttttgtAATATACTTTATAATGACATGTCAACCCGTTTGtaacaaattaaatgatgttATCAAAtctgtagttttttttttctaacagaATTTATCTTTCATCTATGAcccttttacattttttttaaagaaggtcatgtatattaaaattgaaaaaaaatcgtttaaacacaatgacaaaaataacaaataaaaaataagaaaaataatacttaaaaagttatcgagctcgtaaatcctCGAAAAGAACGACTAACTCTCCGACAGACTCTATTGGTTTTCCTGAACGAATTTcagaaaacataataataatagtattatgaatgatacgcatcagacgactacaattattgaaaattcgacgatttctctccaaccagatagtccaccaaagaataattagatggtaactcaaatatgtaggttTGTCATATCAGCCGTATCAATCTAAACTTTTCAGCAACTACCTAAAGACTCAAACATCAcccaataaattttaattatactacACAAAAGACATCAAATACTACTCACCattgacaatgcaaaagtaagtgagtcgTTAATTAAACATTTTCTTGACACATATAATACGACAACCTCTTTTTTTTTACCCTTTTACatttattctttaataatttcaatagtTTCCTCtttattttgttcataattGTAAATAATCAGTTATCATTTGACATAATATTTTTCGGCTTGCTTATCACTATTGGATAAAGACAAATTTCATTGTCGCTTAAAATTATGGGTAGAAATTTTCCTGACACCGCTTAAATGATCAATTCGACTTGTTCTCTCTCATCCCTCGTTGTTAtggaaattaaattaattcgtTTGTCacttaattaaaattgtataaattttggataatttttattataattttaatatttttattatttattagttaatattctatttaacttcttatttgATTAGTCGAGAAAAtaccctcttctagcctagtgacAATAAAAGGTGGATATTAATCTTAAATTCTTAGGTTCGAATCTCTTATGTGTTTTcgagttatatatttaatctactctcctattctttttatttgatgagaattaaatttttttaaaataaaaaatactctACTCCGAATAGAGGTATTTTCTGACATTATTTTAGGTTGTATAGAATCAACCCCCCATCTCTCTCTAGTGCtgagttttgattttttttttttaagataaaaattacattaaaatcaTTCTATAGTAAAGTCATACATATTCATAAATTAGTGTAAATGAATCAGCAAAATAACTTCACTCTAACAGAGCATAAGAGCTCTCAATAGGtcattaaattgtttatttcatttatcataCTTTGATCATCTCCTTCACTCTTGAATTTTTATTACTTGAATAAGGACAAATCTTAGGGTAACCTTAAtaacatgttaaaatatttaaccgactaaattaaattaatttttttaattttaaaataaaactattatatgtttttaatataacatattaagttaaataagaaattaaaattttatttttttcccaCCTAAACCCAAACTTGGAGACTaaaataagacaaaatttcATTCAATACATTAAACAAATCTTTATGTTCCTCAATACTTGCAAAGTAGGTGATGAAATCATCTTTAGACCTCAAATCTCCTCAACAAATGTAGGatccataataaaaaaaattaacatcgATCAATGAACTAGTCAATCAAATTCATCCACAAACTAATTTGTCAACgaacaatatttttatcaacATCGCATCAAAACGAGcaagaaaatttattaaacatttacgAGGATTCTTTCACATGAAACAACACTACAATAGCACCCAAATAACTCTTATTCCAACAAAAGCTGCAATGACCCGTTttggataaaaatatttgtttgaattacttttattttaaaactaattttaaagtttaataagTATTCTATCATTTAAGTTGATGAGATAAaaagatgaataaaaaaaatgatattttgatatttagataaataaaagaaGTGACGAAATAGAAATAGATGAAGtgaaagtataaaaaaaaatagattttaaataaaaattccaaaaaaaacaaatttcaagTGTATAAATAACCCCTCaagtaaggatgacaatttaaaaCCGCCATGTAAAAACCGAACTGAATTGCAtagtttgggacggtttttccccgaaaccgaatggAAATGGGCggaaatgatatttgtatcCCCGCTtcgacccgccccgatttcaccccgaacaccataaacatagttaaatatattaaattaccaatatatttatttatttattatattttataatagtagtaaggttatttctttataataatataaaattttaatatattacaatatatattatattaaaaaactcgtttatataattttattgtataatttttattttattttaaaaaaataattattaacggtgTCTCACGGGATTCCCCGAAACGGAAAAAACTCGAACGGTGCGgtgatggtattaaaaaaatccctgAAATTAAAACAGTGCAGAAACAAAAAATGCATTCCCTGCTCCGAACCGCCCATTGTCATTCCTACCCTAAGCATGACTTCAcctttaagaaagaaaaaatatacttaCTAAATATCTACGTAACCTAATTGCGAAAGGTATTAACGaatatatttatagtatattaacttcattattattagaagtttatatttaacatcacaaagtatttttaaatatgttttcaaattttttaaataaagtatattttcattcaaaaaaaatGTCGACCTTATTTGGTTctctttggatttttttaaaaatctaacaaaaaaaaattaatttttcaattaatcatCTTTCAACAACCACATTACTCATTTCATTgaccaaaatattgaaatactttttattttaaattattattttttattttatatatatcaataccctttaaatttttattttactaaaaataatcatcactacatcaaaattatcacaaatcatTCTCcatctaaatttataaaaaaaaaatcaattcgaaCCAGACCttatagattatttatataaaaaaagttgatTGATATTGTTGTGAAaagtaagttttttttgttacaaaaaaatttaaaggtaGTTGGATGTGAGATtgtaagatttttattttattttacccaattttttaaacatttttttatccacCACTTtcattctaattattaaatcactataattttataaaataaaatacttttattttatttttactaaattttaaaatactaaaaaatattttaataattaaattaattaaaaattaaataacttaatttttatcaaacaaaaattatttaaacaaaatttctaGAAACAAGATAAATAAGTTCTTAAaggtaataatataaaataataaaataattttattttaaaataaataaatattttttagtatttttgttaattaatttaatgataaaattataaagatatacTGACATTAGTTGaattacataataaaaaaatggttaaaaatataagcATATCAAATGCAATTGCCTATGAAATGAGGtgaaatcaaaacaaattaacacaatattaaaacaaattaaacttCAAAGAGATATCAATtccatcttcttttttttttggtttgtttgtttgcaTTTCTTGAATAGAAAggtgtttaaaaaaatatgttttaaaaaatgtgtCTTAaagttgaaatatttataaaattaatcaaatatttttgtaataatagaattttataaaaacctcaaacaaaaacaattttaaatcaataattaaaaaattacctTTCCCCCAACAatccttaatatatatttttttaatatgtgaTTGTAAAATGTCCTAAAAATGTAAAAGGGTAGACTAAGTTAATCACTAGTGCAAAATAGGCTTCCGTAACGGAAATTAGTAACGGCTCTCAAATGTTCTTACTGATAGTTTATCAGTAAACGGTTTATCTTAACCGTTTAACCGTTATTGTTATGAATATATCAATAACGGCTAatatagccgttactgataaaaatcTTCAGTAACGGACATAGAAAAACCCCGTTACAAATACCAACGACTTTTTTTAAGTaagggtatcagtaacggtttatgagaaaaccgttactaatatggCTGCCGTTTAACTTTTTTGGAGGATTATTAGTAACAGTTTAGGTGGGAAATCATTACTGATAGAGTATTGGTAACGGTTTATGAGAAAACCGTTATTGATATAAGATATGTCGTTTCATCTTCCCAAGAGGTATTAGTATCGGTTTATGAGAAAACTGTTACTGATATGGCTGCAGTTTAACTTTTCTGGAggactatcagtaacggtttagGTGagaaaccgttactgatagagTATTGGTAACAGTTTATGAGAAAATTGTTACTGATATGAGATTTGTCGTTTCATCTTCCCAAGGGGTATTAGTAACAGTTTTGAAGAGACATCGTTACTAATATGGAATTGGTAACGGTTTATCTAAAGCCGTTACTAATACTCTAATACTCTAATATAACTCGAGAGTGCCGCCctctttcttttttccttttttcatTATCCTCTCTTCTCTGTGCTCCCGTTTTCTTCTTCTCTGCCGGCTGTCCGTTGAAGTCGTCGTCGTCGATCATCTGCAATTAGGTAaggtttcttcttctctctcttccgcctccCGTTTAAGCCCCCTGCAATCTGATCTCCTCCACCAGTTCTAGCCCCTGCAATCAATCAATCGGTAAATTCATCTTCTTTCATTCTCCGTTTACTTATTCAAATATAGTATAGAAAACCTAATTTATACAATACTTTGTTATATTTGTCATCGGTGTGTATAGACAAGATTCTTTCATTCTCCGTTTATATGCATATATT is part of the Impatiens glandulifera chromosome 1, dImpGla2.1, whole genome shotgun sequence genome and encodes:
- the LOC124919061 gene encoding carbonic anhydrase 2-like gives rise to the protein MAHSSLGLTPTTDLSRLSTPSKVFKSPMKLVAFEQNPSGSFNKSKKENISNLRLKSSKDSSGMFQKVSPSTQTNTVETKKESDVFNEMKHNFLTFKKDKYLENSEIYSKLAKGQEPKFMVIACGDSRVCPSNILGFQPGDAFVIRNVANLVPPSENGPTETNAALEFAVNALEVENILVVGHSCCGGIRALMSMQDEEEPSGFTKNWVVLGKDAKIRTKAVASNLDFDEQCQHCEKESVNRSLLNLLTYSWIEEKVIRGKLSIHGGYYDFVNCSFEKWTLDYQGSSFREPKGKYSFKNQELWS